A genomic region of Antennarius striatus isolate MH-2024 chromosome 4, ASM4005453v1, whole genome shotgun sequence contains the following coding sequences:
- the LOC137594416 gene encoding calcium and integrin-binding protein 1-like translates to MGTTASQLGKDLLSEYQELTFLTKQEILLAHKRFTELLTKDEKDLPNIRISMERILDLPELKSNPFRKRICHVFSTSERKDGSLTFEDFLDLLSAFSDSATLEIKSHYAFRIFDFDDDGTLNCGDLEKLVNCLTGETDDTRLTTEEMRQLISNILEESDIDKDGTVNLSEFQHVISRSPDFISSFKIVL, encoded by the exons atgggtACAACGGCGAGTCAACTCGGGAAGGATTTGCTCTCGGAATATCAA GAGCTGACATTCTTGACCAAACAAGAAATTCTTCT TGCTCACAAACGTTTCACTGAACTTCTCACGAAAGATGAGAAAGACCTTCCAAATATCAGAATATCCATGGAGAGGATTCTCGACCTACCAGAGTTGAAg TCAAACCCTTTCAGGAAAAGAATTTGCCATGTATTCTCAACATCTGAAAGGAAAGATGGAAGTCTGACATTTGAGGACTTTTTGGATCTCTTGAGTGCCTTTAGCGACTCTGCGACCCTTGAAATCAAGTCCCATTATGCCTTCCGTATATTTG ACTTTGACGATGATGGAACTCTTAATTGTGGCGATCTGGAGAAACTGGTTAACTGCCTGACTGGTGAGACAGACGACACAAGACTAACAACAGAAGAAATGAGACAGCTCATCAGCAAT ATTCTTGAAGAATCAGATATTGATAAGGATGGAACTGTGAACCTCTCAGAGTTTCAACACGTCATATCGAGGTCGCCTGATTTCATTAG TTCTTTCAAGATTGTGCTGTGA
- the selenoo1 gene encoding selenoprotein O1 isoform X2, whose protein sequence is MAHLGPRLGPSRNFLSGVSVIRRLGSVGMDNMGLAMSRSTLERLDFDNVALRKLPLDPSDDPGVRQVKGACFSRVKPQPLTNPRFVCVSHGGLALLGLDGDEVVNDPLGPEYLSGSKVMPGSEPAAHCYCGHQFGHFAGQLGDGAACYLGEVKGPTGQDPELLNPSGRWEIQVKGAGLTPYSRQADGRKVLRSSIREFLCSEVMFFLGVPTTRAGSLVTSDSRVVRDIYYSGHPRHERCSVVLRIAPTFLRFGSFEIFKQADELTGRQGPSYGRDEIRGQMMDYVIEMFYPEIQQNYPDRVERNVAFFREVMVRTARLVALWQCVGFCHGVLNTDNMSILGLTLDYGPYGFMDRFDPDFICNASDNSGRYSYQAQPAICKWNLVKLAEALAPELPPDRAEAIMDEYLDLYNGFYLENMRKKLGLLKQHEPEDEILVTELLRTMHNTGADFTNTFRTLSQISCPAEGESGEEEDHVKKVTDLFLEQCASLDELKAANQPSMDPRELAMLLSMAQSNPGLFQMISDRATIARQLDRLSKLKDLMETSQEALKTKHAEEWSHWITRYRKRLARELEGQSDVQALQEERVRVMNSTNPRVILRNYIAQNAIEAAEVGDFSEVQRVLKVLEKPFSSQPGLEFPAWVGGGETARLGERDEGEEHQQEMPSTSTARSPVPYDSKPPAWATKICVT, encoded by the exons ATGGCTCATCTAGGTCCTCGGCTGGGACCGTCACGCAACTTTCTCTCCGGTGTGTCCGTGATCAGACGCCTCGGTTCGGTCGGGATGGACAATATGGGTCTAGCGATGAGCCGTTCTACGTTGGAGCGGCTCGATTTCGACAATGTCGCCCTCAGAAAACTTCCCCTAGATCCGTCCGATGATCCCGGGGTGCGGCAGGTGAAAGGAGCGTGTTTCTCCAGGGTGAAGCCACAGCCGCTGACCAATCCCCGgttcgtgtgtgtgtcacatggaGGTCTGGCGCTGCTGGGGCTGGACGGGGATGAGGTGGTGAACGACCCGCTGGGGCCGGAGTATCTTAGCGGGTCTAAAGTCATGCCCGGGTCCGAGCCGGCGGCCCACTGCTACTGCGGGCACCAGTTCGGACACTTCGCCGGCCAGCTCGGTGACGGAGCAGCCTGCTACCTCGGGGAGGTGAAGGGTCCGACCGGACAGGATCCCGAACTACTGAATCCGAGCGGCCGGTGGGAGATCCAGGTGAAGGGAGCGGGACTGACGCCCTACTCCAG GCAAGCTGATGGCCGTAAGGTCCTACGCTCAAGCATAAGAGAGTTCCTTTGCAGTGAGGTGATGTTCTTCCTGGGTGTTCCCACCACCAGAGCAGGCTCCCTGGTGACCTCTGACAGCAGGGTGGTACGAGATATCTACTACAGCGGGCATCCTCGCCATGAGCGATGCTCTGTGGTCCTCCGTATCGCTCCCACCTTCCTCAG GTTTGGGTCCTTTGAGATCTTCAAGCAGGCAGACGAGCTCACGGGCCGACAGGGTCCCAGCTACGGTCGCGATGAGATTAGAGGCCAGATGATGGATTATGTTATTGAGATGTTTTACCCAGAAATCCAACAGAATTACCCAGATCGGGTGGAGAGGAACGTGGCTTTCTTCAGAGAG GTAATGGTCCGCACGGCTCGGCTCGTAGCTCTTTGGCAGTGTGTAGGTTTCTGCCATGGAGTCCTTAACACAGACAACATGAGCATCCTAGGACTCACACTGGACTATGGTCCATACGGCTTTATGGACAG ATTTGACCCAGACTTCATTTGCAATGCCTCTGACAACTCCGGCCGATACTCTTACCAGGCTCAGCCAGCTATATGCAAGTGGAACCTGGTGAAGCTGGCAGAGGCTCTTGCCCCGGAACTGCCTCCAGATCGAGCTGAGGCCATCATGGACGAGTATCTGGACCTGTATAACGGTTTCTACCTTGAGAATATGAGGAAGAAGCTGGGCTTACTAAAGCAGCACGAGCCTGAGGACGAGATCCTGGTCACTGAGCTGCTGCGTACAATGCACAATACAG GTGCTGACTTCACCAACACATTCCGCACCTTGAGTCAGATTTCCTGTCCGGCTGAGGGAGAAAGTGGAGAAGAAGAGGACCATGTCAAGAAAGTCACAGACCTCTTCCTGGAGCAGTGTGCCTCTTTAGATGAACTCAAGGCTGCCAACCAACCCAGCATGGATCCTCG AGAGCTGGCAATGCTACTCTCCATGGCTCAGAGCAACCCAGGGCTGTTCCAAATGATATCAGACAGGGCGACAATCGCGAGACAGTTAGACAGACTCAGCAAACTGAAAGACCTGATGGAGACCAGCCAGGAGGCACTGAAAACTAAACATGCTGAGGAGTGGAGCCACTGGATCACACGCTATAG GAAGCGTCTGGCTCGTGAGCTGGAGGGGCAGAGTGACGTCCAGGCCCTACAGGAGGAGAGGGTGAGGGTGATGAACAGCACCAACCCCCGTGTGATCCTCAGGAACTACATTGCCCAGAATGCAATTGAGGCTGCTGAAGTTGGAGACTTTTCTGAG GTCCAGCGAGTCCTCAAGGTTCTGGAGAAGCCTTTCTCCTCACAGCCCGGCCTCGAGTTTCCCGCATGGGTGGGCGGAGGTGAGACTGCCAGACTtggagagagggatgaaggagaggagcaCCAGCAAGAGATGCCATCTACATCTACCGCCAGAAGTCCTGTTCCTTATGACAGCAAGCCCCCAGCTTGGGCTACTAAAATCTGTGTCACCTGA
- the selenoo1 gene encoding selenoprotein O1 isoform X1, whose translation MAHLGPRLGPSRNFLSGVSVIRRLGSVGMDNMGLAMSRSTLERLDFDNVALRKLPLDPSDDPGVRQVKGACFSRVKPQPLTNPRFVCVSHGGLALLGLDGDEVVNDPLGPEYLSGSKVMPGSEPAAHCYCGHQFGHFAGQLGDGAACYLGEVKGPTGQDPELLNPSGRWEIQVKGAGLTPYSRQADGRKVLRSSIREFLCSEVMFFLGVPTTRAGSLVTSDSRVVRDIYYSGHPRHERCSVVLRIAPTFLRFGSFEIFKQADELTGRQGPSYGRDEIRGQMMDYVIEMFYPEIQQNYPDRVERNVAFFREVMVRTARLVALWQCVGFCHGVLNTDNMSILGLTLDYGPYGFMDRFDPDFICNASDNSGRYSYQAQPAICKWNLVKLAEALAPELPPDRAEAIMDEYLDLYNGFYLENMRKKLGLLKQHEPEDEILVTELLRTMHNTGADFTNTFRTLSQISCPAEGESGEEEDHVKKVTDLFLEQCASLDELKAANQPSMDPRELAMLLSMAQSNPGLFQMISDRATIARQLDRLSKLKDLMETSQEALKTKHAEEWSHWITRYRKRLARELEGQSDVQALQEERVRVMNSTNPRVILRNYIAQNAIEAAEVGDFSEVQRVLKVLEKPFSSQPGLEFPAWVGGGETARLGERDEGEEHQQEMPSTSTARSPVPYDSKPPAWATKICVTUSS comes from the exons ATGGCTCATCTAGGTCCTCGGCTGGGACCGTCACGCAACTTTCTCTCCGGTGTGTCCGTGATCAGACGCCTCGGTTCGGTCGGGATGGACAATATGGGTCTAGCGATGAGCCGTTCTACGTTGGAGCGGCTCGATTTCGACAATGTCGCCCTCAGAAAACTTCCCCTAGATCCGTCCGATGATCCCGGGGTGCGGCAGGTGAAAGGAGCGTGTTTCTCCAGGGTGAAGCCACAGCCGCTGACCAATCCCCGgttcgtgtgtgtgtcacatggaGGTCTGGCGCTGCTGGGGCTGGACGGGGATGAGGTGGTGAACGACCCGCTGGGGCCGGAGTATCTTAGCGGGTCTAAAGTCATGCCCGGGTCCGAGCCGGCGGCCCACTGCTACTGCGGGCACCAGTTCGGACACTTCGCCGGCCAGCTCGGTGACGGAGCAGCCTGCTACCTCGGGGAGGTGAAGGGTCCGACCGGACAGGATCCCGAACTACTGAATCCGAGCGGCCGGTGGGAGATCCAGGTGAAGGGAGCGGGACTGACGCCCTACTCCAG GCAAGCTGATGGCCGTAAGGTCCTACGCTCAAGCATAAGAGAGTTCCTTTGCAGTGAGGTGATGTTCTTCCTGGGTGTTCCCACCACCAGAGCAGGCTCCCTGGTGACCTCTGACAGCAGGGTGGTACGAGATATCTACTACAGCGGGCATCCTCGCCATGAGCGATGCTCTGTGGTCCTCCGTATCGCTCCCACCTTCCTCAG GTTTGGGTCCTTTGAGATCTTCAAGCAGGCAGACGAGCTCACGGGCCGACAGGGTCCCAGCTACGGTCGCGATGAGATTAGAGGCCAGATGATGGATTATGTTATTGAGATGTTTTACCCAGAAATCCAACAGAATTACCCAGATCGGGTGGAGAGGAACGTGGCTTTCTTCAGAGAG GTAATGGTCCGCACGGCTCGGCTCGTAGCTCTTTGGCAGTGTGTAGGTTTCTGCCATGGAGTCCTTAACACAGACAACATGAGCATCCTAGGACTCACACTGGACTATGGTCCATACGGCTTTATGGACAG ATTTGACCCAGACTTCATTTGCAATGCCTCTGACAACTCCGGCCGATACTCTTACCAGGCTCAGCCAGCTATATGCAAGTGGAACCTGGTGAAGCTGGCAGAGGCTCTTGCCCCGGAACTGCCTCCAGATCGAGCTGAGGCCATCATGGACGAGTATCTGGACCTGTATAACGGTTTCTACCTTGAGAATATGAGGAAGAAGCTGGGCTTACTAAAGCAGCACGAGCCTGAGGACGAGATCCTGGTCACTGAGCTGCTGCGTACAATGCACAATACAG GTGCTGACTTCACCAACACATTCCGCACCTTGAGTCAGATTTCCTGTCCGGCTGAGGGAGAAAGTGGAGAAGAAGAGGACCATGTCAAGAAAGTCACAGACCTCTTCCTGGAGCAGTGTGCCTCTTTAGATGAACTCAAGGCTGCCAACCAACCCAGCATGGATCCTCG AGAGCTGGCAATGCTACTCTCCATGGCTCAGAGCAACCCAGGGCTGTTCCAAATGATATCAGACAGGGCGACAATCGCGAGACAGTTAGACAGACTCAGCAAACTGAAAGACCTGATGGAGACCAGCCAGGAGGCACTGAAAACTAAACATGCTGAGGAGTGGAGCCACTGGATCACACGCTATAG GAAGCGTCTGGCTCGTGAGCTGGAGGGGCAGAGTGACGTCCAGGCCCTACAGGAGGAGAGGGTGAGGGTGATGAACAGCACCAACCCCCGTGTGATCCTCAGGAACTACATTGCCCAGAATGCAATTGAGGCTGCTGAAGTTGGAGACTTTTCTGAG GTCCAGCGAGTCCTCAAGGTTCTGGAGAAGCCTTTCTCCTCACAGCCCGGCCTCGAGTTTCCCGCATGGGTGGGCGGAGGTGAGACTGCCAGACTtggagagagggatgaaggagaggagcaCCAGCAAGAGATGCCATCTACATCTACCGCCAGAAGTCCTGTTCCTTATGACAGCAAGCCCCCAGCTTGGGCTACTAAAATCTGTGTCACCTGATCTTCGTAA
- the mapk12a gene encoding mitogen-activated protein kinase 12 isoform X1 produces the protein MSRRVRPGYHRQEINKTSWEVPERYRDLRQVGTGAYGTVCSAVDSRTGTKVAIKKLYRPFQTELFAKRAYRELRLLKHMKHENVIGLLDVFTADLSLDLFRDFYLVMPFMGTDLGKLMKLQKLSEEKIQYFVYQILKGLKYIHSAGIIHRDLKPGNLAINQDCELKILDFGLARQADSEMTGYVVTRWYRAPEVILSWMHYTQTVDIWSVGCIMAEMLQHKPLFKGSDHLDQLNEIMKTTGTPTPEFITKLESEDAKSYIKSLPKMEKKDLQKVFSTANPLAVSVLEHMLLLDPESRATAAEALKLPYFAEFREPEEETEAPPYDHSLDNTDLQLNQWKRHTFTEILTFQPVVPESKETSL, from the exons atgtctaGACGAGTCAGACCCGGTTATCATCGCCAAGAAATCAACAAAACCTCCTGGGAAGTACCGGAGCGGTACCGGGAtctgaggcaggtggggaccgGGGCGTACGGGACGGTTTG CTCAGCAGTGGACTCAAGAACAGGAACGAAGGTGGCCATCAAGAAGCTGTACAGACCCTTCCAGACAGAACTGTTTGCTAAGCGGGCCTACAGAGAGCTGAGGCTCctcaaacacatgaaacatgaaaat GTGATTGGCTTATTAGATGTGTTTACTGCCGACCTCTCTTTGGACTTATTTCGTGACTT TTATCTGGTGATGCCATTCATGGGAACTGATCTGGGGAAGTTGATGAAGCTGCAGAAGCTGTCAGAAGAAAAGattcaatattttgtttatcagatACTCAAAGGGCTTAAG tatattcattctGCTGGCATAATTCACAGG GACCTCAAACCAGGAAATCTGGCCATTAACCAAGACTGTGAGCTCAAG ATCTTGGACTTTGGTTTGGCGCGGCAAGCAGACAGCGAGATGACGGGGTATGTCGTGACTCGTTGGTACAGAGCCCCGGAGGTCATCCTGAGCTGGATGCACTACACCCAGACCG tgGACATTTGGTCAGTGGGCTGCATCATGGCAGAAATGCTGCAACACAAACCTCTTTTCAAAGGCAGCGACC ACCTAGATCAACTGAATGAAATCATGAAGACCACAGGAACGCCGACTCCAGAATTTATAACAAAATTAGAATCTGAGGAT GCCAAAAGCTACATTAAAAGTCTtccaaaaatggaaaagaaagacCTTCAGAAGGTGTTCTCTACAGCTAATCCACTAG CCGTGTCCGTGCTGGAGCACATGTTATTGCTGGATCCAGAGAGCAGAGCAACCGCCGCAGAAGCCCTGAAGCTGCCTTACTTTGCAGAGTTCAGGGAACCTGAGGAGGAGACCGAAGCGCCGCCGTATGATCACTCTCTGGATAACACAGACCTGCAGCTGAACCAGTGGAAAC GTCACACCTTCACAGAGATCTTGACCTTCCAGCCAGTTGTGCCAGAGTCCAAGGAAACATCGCTGTAG
- the mapk12a gene encoding mitogen-activated protein kinase 12 isoform X2: protein MKHENVIGLLDVFTADLSLDLFRDFYLVMPFMGTDLGKLMKLQKLSEEKIQYFVYQILKGLKYIHSAGIIHRDLKPGNLAINQDCELKILDFGLARQADSEMTGYVVTRWYRAPEVILSWMHYTQTVDIWSVGCIMAEMLQHKPLFKGSDHLDQLNEIMKTTGTPTPEFITKLESEDAKSYIKSLPKMEKKDLQKVFSTANPLAVSVLEHMLLLDPESRATAAEALKLPYFAEFREPEEETEAPPYDHSLDNTDLQLNQWKRHTFTEILTFQPVVPESKETSL from the exons atgaaacatgaaaat GTGATTGGCTTATTAGATGTGTTTACTGCCGACCTCTCTTTGGACTTATTTCGTGACTT TTATCTGGTGATGCCATTCATGGGAACTGATCTGGGGAAGTTGATGAAGCTGCAGAAGCTGTCAGAAGAAAAGattcaatattttgtttatcagatACTCAAAGGGCTTAAG tatattcattctGCTGGCATAATTCACAGG GACCTCAAACCAGGAAATCTGGCCATTAACCAAGACTGTGAGCTCAAG ATCTTGGACTTTGGTTTGGCGCGGCAAGCAGACAGCGAGATGACGGGGTATGTCGTGACTCGTTGGTACAGAGCCCCGGAGGTCATCCTGAGCTGGATGCACTACACCCAGACCG tgGACATTTGGTCAGTGGGCTGCATCATGGCAGAAATGCTGCAACACAAACCTCTTTTCAAAGGCAGCGACC ACCTAGATCAACTGAATGAAATCATGAAGACCACAGGAACGCCGACTCCAGAATTTATAACAAAATTAGAATCTGAGGAT GCCAAAAGCTACATTAAAAGTCTtccaaaaatggaaaagaaagacCTTCAGAAGGTGTTCTCTACAGCTAATCCACTAG CCGTGTCCGTGCTGGAGCACATGTTATTGCTGGATCCAGAGAGCAGAGCAACCGCCGCAGAAGCCCTGAAGCTGCCTTACTTTGCAGAGTTCAGGGAACCTGAGGAGGAGACCGAAGCGCCGCCGTATGATCACTCTCTGGATAACACAGACCTGCAGCTGAACCAGTGGAAAC GTCACACCTTCACAGAGATCTTGACCTTCCAGCCAGTTGTGCCAGAGTCCAAGGAAACATCGCTGTAG